A section of the Pseudomonas lini genome encodes:
- the hppD gene encoding 4-hydroxyphenylpyruvate dioxygenase: MADLYENPMGLMGFEFIEFASPTPNTLEPIFEIMGFSKVATHRSKDVHLYRQGAINLILNNEPNSVASYFAAEHGPSVCGMAFRVKDSQKAYKRALELGAQPIHIETGPMELHLPAIKGIGGAPLYLIDRFGEGSSIYDIDFVFIEGVDRNPVGAGLKIIDHLTHNVYRGRMAYWANFYEKLFNFREIRYFDIKGEYTGLTSKAMTAPDGMIRIPLNEESSKGAGQIEEFLMQFNGEGIQHVAFLSDDLIKTWDHLKSIGMRFMTPPPETYYEMLEGRLPNHGEPVNELQARGILLDGSSESGDKRLLLQIFSETLMGPVFFEFIQRKGDDGFGEGNFKALFESIERDQVRRGVLSTD, encoded by the coding sequence CCAATGGGCCTGATGGGCTTTGAGTTCATCGAATTCGCATCGCCGACCCCTAACACCCTGGAGCCTATCTTCGAGATCATGGGCTTCAGCAAGGTCGCGACCCACCGTTCCAAAGATGTGCACCTGTATCGTCAGGGCGCGATCAACCTGATCCTCAACAACGAACCCAACAGCGTGGCGTCGTACTTCGCGGCCGAGCATGGCCCGTCGGTGTGCGGCATGGCGTTCCGCGTCAAGGATTCGCAAAAAGCCTATAAGCGAGCCCTGGAGCTCGGTGCCCAACCGATCCACATCGAAACCGGTCCGATGGAGCTGCATCTGCCGGCGATCAAAGGGATCGGTGGTGCGCCGCTGTACCTGATCGACCGTTTCGGCGAAGGCAGTTCGATCTACGACATCGATTTCGTATTCATCGAAGGCGTGGACCGCAACCCGGTCGGCGCCGGCCTGAAGATCATCGATCACCTGACCCACAACGTGTATCGCGGTCGCATGGCTTACTGGGCCAACTTCTACGAGAAGCTGTTCAACTTCCGTGAAATCCGCTACTTCGATATCAAAGGCGAATACACCGGCCTGACCTCCAAGGCCATGACCGCGCCGGACGGCATGATCCGTATCCCGCTGAACGAAGAGTCGTCCAAGGGCGCCGGGCAGATCGAAGAGTTCCTGATGCAGTTCAACGGTGAGGGCATCCAGCACGTGGCCTTCCTCAGCGATGACCTGATCAAGACCTGGGATCACCTGAAAAGTATCGGCATGCGCTTCATGACACCGCCGCCGGAAACCTACTACGAAATGCTCGAAGGCCGTTTGCCGAACCACGGCGAGCCGGTCAACGAATTGCAAGCGCGGGGCATTTTGCTGGACGGTTCGTCCGAGTCGGGCGACAAGCGTCTGCTGCTGCAGATCTTCTCGGAAACCCTGATGGGCCCGGTGTTCTTCGAATTCATCCAGCGTAAAGGCGACGATGGTTTCGGCGAAGGCAACTTCAAGGCACTGTTCGAATCCATCGAACGTGACCAGGTTCGTCGGGGTGTGCTCTCCACTGACTAA
- the rarD gene encoding EamA family transporter RarD, whose product MSKGIALSVSASVLFAVMYYYTSLLSPLNGVEIFGWRMLLTAPCMTVFMVVSGEWKRVVEIVRRLAGKPKLIVGLIGSAVLLGLQLWLFMWAPLNGYSLDVSLGYFLLPLSMVLTGRIAYGERLSYLQKIAVFFASLGVLNELYQVGGFSWATLLVVVGYPIYFILRKRLATDNLGGLWLDMALMLPVAFWFVQGGEQGFGVFDQHPWLSLLIPILGVISASALVVYIIASRLLPFSLFGLLSYVEPVLLLGVALLLGESIKPGEWLTYIPIWLAVLVLVFEGFKHLVRQRRRPM is encoded by the coding sequence TTGTCTAAAGGTATCGCTTTATCGGTTTCAGCCTCGGTGCTGTTTGCCGTCATGTATTACTACACCTCGCTGCTCTCACCCTTGAACGGCGTGGAGATCTTCGGTTGGCGGATGCTGCTGACCGCGCCATGCATGACTGTGTTCATGGTGGTGTCCGGTGAGTGGAAGCGCGTGGTCGAGATTGTTCGGCGGCTGGCTGGCAAGCCGAAGCTGATTGTCGGCCTGATCGGCTCTGCAGTGCTGCTAGGCCTGCAACTCTGGTTGTTCATGTGGGCGCCGCTCAACGGTTATAGCCTTGATGTGTCGCTGGGGTATTTCCTGTTGCCGCTGTCGATGGTCCTGACTGGGCGAATCGCCTATGGCGAGCGTCTTTCCTATCTGCAGAAAATCGCCGTGTTCTTCGCCAGCCTCGGCGTGCTCAACGAGCTGTATCAGGTCGGCGGTTTTTCCTGGGCGACCTTGCTGGTGGTGGTTGGCTATCCGATTTATTTCATCCTGCGCAAGCGCTTGGCGACGGACAACCTTGGCGGGCTCTGGCTGGACATGGCTTTGATGCTGCCGGTGGCGTTCTGGTTTGTGCAGGGCGGTGAGCAAGGTTTCGGCGTGTTTGATCAACATCCATGGCTGTCGCTGTTGATCCCGATACTCGGGGTGATCAGTGCTTCGGCGCTGGTGGTCTACATCATTGCCAGTCGGCTGCTGCCGTTCAGCCTGTTCGGGTTGTTGAGTTACGTTGAGCCGGTGCTGTTGCTCGGCGTCGCGTTGCTGTTGGGGGAAAGCATCAAGCCCGGCGAATGGCTGACCTACATTCCGATCTGGCTGGCCGTCCTGGTATTGGTGTTTGAAGGGTTCAAGCATCTGGTCCGGCAACGACGCCGGCCTATGTAA